From Tachypleus tridentatus isolate NWPU-2018 chromosome 8, ASM421037v1, whole genome shotgun sequence, a single genomic window includes:
- the LOC143258548 gene encoding uncharacterized protein LOC143258548 produces MLLFSGNLLSFSNTNIFHGIIFIPIVNLLWIQFVTSAFDGYGQEIPIPAGVKSNYMIRNHLGFGTYKYGYDTGSGPNQSFRQEERAENGTVRGRWGYVDSYGMLRVTEYLADATGYHILRQRIIKPEFEVPVVKPPQPVEKPPGPFIGPLPPFLSRPSPDDI; encoded by the exons ATGCTACTTTTTTCTGGAAACCTCTTATCATTCTCGAACACAAACATCTTCCACGGG ATAATTTTTATTCCTATTGTGAATCTTTTGTGGATTCAGTTCGTGACGTCAGCGTTTGACGGATATGGCCAAGAAATCCCTATTCCTGCAGGTGTAAAGTCGAATTACATGATTAGAAATCACCTCGGTTTTGGAACATATAAGTATGGCTACGATACAGGATCTGGACCGAATCAGTCCTTCAGACAAGAAGAGAGAGCAGAGAATGGTACAGTCCGGGGAAGGTGGGGCTATGTGGATTCATATGGTATGCTCAGGGTGACGGAATATCTAGCAGATGCCACTGGGTATCACATTTTAAGACAGCGAATAATAAAACCAGAATTTGAAGTACCAGTAGTGAAACCACCCCAACCTGTCGAGAAACCACCTGGACCTTTCATTGGACCTCTCCCTCCATTTCTGTCTCGACCATCACCAGACGATATCTGA